One genomic window of Campylobacter sp. MIT 99-7217 includes the following:
- the rfbA gene encoding glucose-1-phosphate thymidylyltransferase RfbA — translation MKGIILAGGSGTRLFPSTLTLCKQLLPVYDKPMIYYPLSVLMLASIREVLIISTPKDTPKFKELFGDGSWLGMHFEYIIQEKPEGLAQGLILAENFAKGDDLCLILGDNVFYGQGLSTYLANAKEWVKSNYATIFSYHVNDPWRFGVAQIDKEGKVLSLEEKPKEPKSNYAVTGLYFYDNKCIEYAKSIKPSARGELEITDVNLKYLEASKLKSINLGRGFAWLDTGTHDSLIEAGSFVQTIELRQGYKIACLEEIAFNNGWIDANLLSQRAKLLQKSSYGEYLSKILKEK, via the coding sequence ATGAAAGGTATAATCTTAGCGGGAGGAAGTGGGACTAGACTTTTTCCAAGTACTTTAACCCTATGCAAACAACTTTTACCAGTCTATGATAAGCCAATGATTTATTACCCTCTTTCTGTTTTAATGCTTGCCTCTATTCGTGAAGTTCTCATTATTTCCACTCCTAAAGATACTCCTAAATTTAAAGAACTTTTTGGAGATGGATCTTGGCTTGGAATGCATTTTGAATACATTATCCAAGAAAAACCGGAAGGCTTAGCTCAAGGACTTATTTTAGCTGAAAATTTCGCCAAAGGAGATGATCTTTGCCTTATCTTGGGTGATAATGTATTTTATGGACAAGGATTAAGTACTTATCTTGCAAATGCGAAAGAATGGGTCAAATCAAACTATGCAACCATATTTTCCTATCATGTTAATGATCCTTGGCGTTTTGGTGTTGCACAAATTGATAAAGAAGGTAAGGTTTTAAGTCTTGAAGAAAAACCTAAAGAACCCAAGTCAAACTATGCTGTTACTGGATTATATTTTTATGATAATAAATGCATAGAATATGCTAAAAGCATAAAGCCAAGTGCTAGAGGCGAATTAGAAATAACTGATGTAAATTTAAAATACCTCGAAGCTTCGAAGCTTAAAAGTATAAATTTAGGTAGAGGCTTTGCATGGCTTGATACAGGGACACATGATAGTTTGATAGAGGCTGGAAGTTTTGTACAAACCATAGAGCTAAGGCAAGGATACAAGATCGCTTGTTTGGAAGAAATTGCTTTTAATAATGGCTGGATTGATGCGAATTTATTATCCCAAAGAGCAAAACTACTACAAAAAAGTTCTTACGGCGAATATCTTTCAAAGATCTTAAAGGAAAAGTAA
- the rfbB gene encoding dTDP-glucose 4,6-dehydratase: MNTILVTGGAGFIGSNFIFHYLNNNPEDKIINLDLLTYAGNLDNLKALKDHSNYVFMQGDINDKDLVSKLFREYKINAVIHFAAESHVDNSINTPDIFIKTNINGTFNLLLCAYEYWYEKPFLAKKGLENTLFHHISTDEVFGSLKESGFFSETSPYAPNSPYSASKASSDMLVRSYAHTYGLNAVITNCSNNYGPHQHDEKLIPTIIRNALANKDIPIYGDGKNIRDWLYVIDHCKGIEKVFHYGLKNCKNKKDNEGFFDNFCIGANEEHQNLEIARIICEILDTKLPKNTSYKEQIRFVADRAGHDRRYAIDSTKIREQLGFKADESFESGLEKTILYYIQKYKG; the protein is encoded by the coding sequence ATGAATACTATCTTAGTAACCGGTGGAGCCGGATTTATAGGCAGTAACTTTATTTTTCATTATCTTAATAATAATCCCGAAGATAAGATCATCAATCTTGACTTACTAACATATGCTGGAAATTTAGATAATCTTAAAGCATTAAAAGATCATTCAAACTATGTTTTTATGCAAGGAGATATCAACGATAAAGATCTCGTTTCTAAGCTTTTTCGCGAATACAAAATAAATGCAGTAATACACTTTGCCGCCGAATCACATGTAGATAATTCTATTAACACTCCTGATATTTTTATTAAAACAAATATTAATGGCACTTTTAATCTACTCTTATGTGCTTATGAATATTGGTATGAAAAACCTTTCTTAGCAAAAAAAGGCTTAGAAAATACTTTATTTCATCATATCAGCACAGATGAGGTTTTTGGAAGTTTGAAAGAAAGTGGTTTTTTTAGCGAAACATCGCCTTATGCACCAAATTCCCCTTATTCTGCCTCAAAGGCAAGTAGTGATATGCTTGTTAGAAGCTATGCTCATACTTATGGTTTGAATGCTGTAATTACGAACTGCTCAAATAACTACGGACCTCATCAACATGATGAAAAATTAATACCAACAATCATTCGTAATGCCTTAGCAAACAAAGATATTCCTATTTATGGAGATGGTAAAAATATTAGAGATTGGCTCTATGTGATTGATCATTGCAAGGGCATTGAAAAAGTATTTCATTATGGTTTAAAAAATTGCAAAAATAAAAAGGATAATGAGGGATTTTTTGATAATTTTTGCATAGGTGCAAACGAGGAACATCAAAATTTGGAAATTGCAAGAATAATTTGTGAAATTTTAGATACAAAACTCCCTAAAAACACAAGCTATAAAGAGCAAATCCGTTTTGTTGCCGATAGAGCAGGACATGATAGAAGATATGCTATTGACTCTACGAAAATACGAGAACAACTAGGCTTTAAAGCAGATGAGAGTTTTGAAAGCGGTTTAGAAAAAACCATTTTGTATTATATTCAAAAATATAAAGGTTGA
- a CDS encoding acyltransferase, with the protein MCADKNHISIGKNCLIGVDFCVINSDFHALYIKDRTDINKVKSADVIIEDDCFIGANVTILKGVCIGAGSVIGCGSVVTKSFEKNSIIAGNPARLIKTIIQ; encoded by the coding sequence TTGTGTGCTGATAAAAATCATATCAGCATTGGGAAAAATTGTCTTATAGGTGTTGATTTTTGCGTTATAAACTCTGATTTTCATGCTCTTTACATAAAAGATAGAACAGATATAAATAAGGTTAAATCAGCAGATGTTATCATAGAAGATGATTGTTTTATAGGAGCAAATGTTACCATCTTAAAAGGAGTTTGCATAGGTGCAGGAAGTGTGATAGGGTGTGGAAGTGTGGTTACAAAATCATTTGAAAAAAACTCTATCATCGCTGGAAATCCAGCTCGCCTTATCAAAACAATTATTCAGTGA
- a CDS encoding sugar 3,4-ketoisomerase, producing the protein MNYKIIDLKSNESENALLIACEKNQNCPFEIKRIFYIYNTNNECIRGNHANKNSQFLFIMMNGSCKIKIDDGKSTEIINLKEKHKALYIDKMIWKQMYDFSKDAILLVLTNTHYDKNEYIKDYEEFKKLMGGGVREFLNPYSKVA; encoded by the coding sequence ATGAATTACAAAATCATTGATCTTAAAAGCAATGAAAGCGAAAATGCCCTTCTCATAGCTTGCGAGAAAAACCAAAATTGTCCCTTTGAGATCAAAAGAATTTTTTATATTTATAATACAAACAACGAATGCATAAGAGGCAATCACGCTAATAAAAACTCTCAGTTTTTGTTTATCATGATGAATGGGAGTTGCAAAATAAAAATCGATGATGGGAAAAGCACTGAAATTATAAATCTAAAAGAAAAACATAAGGCTCTTTATATAGATAAAATGATATGGAAACAAATGTATGACTTTTCCAAAGATGCCATTTTACTAGTGCTTACAAATACTCACTATGATAAAAACGAATACATCAAAGACTATGAAGAATTTAAAAAACTCATGGGGGGGGGGGTTAGAGAATTTTTAAACCCTTACTCTAAGGTAGCTTAA
- a CDS encoding sugar 3,4-ketoisomerase: MNIKLLKMKVLGDERGKLVSLEANKNVPFEIKRVYYIFDTLPEEDRGKHAHVNLEQLIIAIDGSCEFILDDGKEKQNIVLNRPDIGLYIGKNIWREMKNFSYGAKLMVLASDYYDEKEYIRSYDEFLKICKEK, translated from the coding sequence ATGAATATTAAGTTACTAAAGATGAAGGTTTTAGGAGATGAAAGAGGAAAACTTGTTTCTTTGGAAGCAAATAAAAATGTGCCTTTTGAGATAAAAAGGGTGTATTATATCTTTGATACCTTGCCAGAAGAAGATAGGGGCAAACATGCACATGTAAATTTAGAACAACTCATTATAGCAATTGATGGGTCTTGTGAGTTTATACTTGATGATGGAAAAGAAAAACAAAATATAGTTCTTAACCGACCTGATATAGGACTTTATATAGGAAAAAATATATGGAGAGAAATGAAAAACTTTTCTTATGGAGCAAAGCTTATGGTGCTAGCAAGTGATTATTATGATGAGAAAGAATATATCAGATCCTATGATGAATTTTTAAAAATATGTAAGGAAAAGTGA
- a CDS encoding N-acetyltransferase produces MLHPLCDVQSKSIGTKTKIWQFCVVLPKAIIGKNCNICSHCFIENDVKIGDNVTIKCGVQIWDGIEIEDDVFIGPNVTFCNDKYPKSRQYPDKFLKTIIKKGASIGANATILPGIKIGRNAIIGAGCIVTKDVADDMIVFSKQNIISMGGGG; encoded by the coding sequence ATGTTACATCCTCTTTGTGATGTACAAAGTAAAAGCATAGGAACAAAAACAAAAATTTGGCAATTTTGCGTTGTATTGCCAAAAGCTATCATAGGCAAAAACTGCAATATCTGCTCGCATTGTTTTATAGAAAATGATGTCAAAATAGGCGATAATGTTACGATAAAATGTGGAGTTCAAATTTGGGACGGTATAGAAATTGAAGATGATGTTTTTATAGGTCCTAATGTAACTTTTTGCAATGACAAATATCCAAAGTCAAGACAATATCCTGATAAATTTTTAAAAACTATCATCAAAAAAGGTGCTTCAATCGGTGCAAATGCCACCATACTACCGGGTATAAAGATAGGCAGAAATGCTATCATAGGAGCTGGTTGCATTGTTACAAAAGATGTGGCTGATGATATGATTGTTTTTAGCAAACAAAATATTATTTCCATGGGGGGGGGGGGTTAG
- a CDS encoding GNAT family N-acetyltransferase, producing the protein MKNPQLQNILNQSFPISSKSINMRLVQVSDASFILELRSNVNKNKFLSPTTQTLKAQEEWIYTYKQREKENKEFYFVIESKSGEKLGVVRTYDFRDNSFCWGSWIIKDEAPADTAIQSVLQIYIFAFEILGFEQSHFDVRKQNSKVIAFHKRFGAKIIREDEDNFYFIFLKKDFEITKTKYKKYLTPTDMGGGYARYISNQYLLLLKHTFIVKIDPNLSHYTLQKAS; encoded by the coding sequence ATGAAAAATCCTCAACTTCAAAACATACTCAATCAAAGTTTTCCCATAAGTTCTAAAAGTATTAACATGCGTTTGGTTCAAGTAAGCGATGCAAGCTTTATACTTGAACTTCGTAGCAATGTAAATAAAAACAAATTTCTTTCTCCTACAACTCAAACTCTTAAAGCTCAAGAAGAATGGATCTACACCTATAAACAAAGAGAAAAAGAAAATAAAGAATTTTATTTTGTTATAGAATCAAAAAGTGGTGAAAAACTAGGTGTTGTAAGGACTTATGACTTTAGGGATAATTCTTTTTGCTGGGGAAGTTGGATTATAAAAGATGAAGCTCCAGCAGATACAGCTATACAGTCAGTTCTTCAAATTTATATCTTTGCCTTTGAAATTTTAGGCTTTGAACAAAGCCATTTTGATGTAAGAAAACAAAACTCTAAAGTTATAGCTTTTCATAAAAGATTTGGAGCAAAAATAATTCGAGAAGATGAGGATAATTTTTATTTTATTTTTTTGAAAAAAGACTTTGAAATAACAAAAACGAAATATAAAAAATATCTTACACCAACTGATATGGGGGGGGGGTATGCTAGATATATAAGCAATCAATACTTACTACTTCTAAAACACACTTTCATTGTAAAAATTGACCCCAACCTTTCTCATTATACCCTACAAAAAGCATCATAG
- a CDS encoding formyltransferase family protein, with product MCKIIIAGKNQIATNALKYMLKHYVSKDEIVIISNKTDKGLNSWQPSLKNLAKSLNVREISLKEAYDMENSLFISLEFDRLIKTSNFLTKRLYNIHFSKLPLYKGMYTSIMPILYGEKDSGVTLHKINDGIDTGDIIAQKIFDIDINDTARHLYFKYLNNGFCLFKENIEKLLSQNYQTLKQNVISSSYYSKADVDFNDIKINLNKTSFEIHNQIRAFIFKEYQLPTLKGIKIKSSILSEEFIGFNSFTEFKNCFILSGIDGYKITAYKELDFNKK from the coding sequence ATGTGCAAAATAATCATAGCAGGCAAAAATCAAATAGCTACAAATGCTCTAAAATACATGCTAAAACATTATGTAAGCAAAGATGAAATAGTCATAATATCAAATAAAACAGATAAAGGGCTAAACTCATGGCAACCCTCACTAAAAAATTTAGCAAAGAGCTTAAATGTGAGAGAAATTAGTCTAAAAGAAGCCTATGATATGGAGAATTCTCTGTTTATATCTTTAGAATTTGATAGGCTCATAAAAACAAGTAATTTCCTCACAAAAAGGCTATATAATATCCATTTTTCAAAACTCCCCCTCTATAAGGGTATGTATACTTCCATTATGCCTATTTTATATGGTGAGAAAGATTCTGGCGTTACACTACACAAAATTAATGATGGTATCGATACGGGCGATATTATAGCTCAAAAGATTTTTGACATTGATATAAATGATACAGCTAGGCATTTGTATTTTAAATACTTAAATAATGGCTTTTGCCTATTTAAAGAAAATATAGAAAAGCTACTATCACAAAATTATCAAACTCTCAAACAAAATGTTATTTCCAGTAGCTATTACTCAAAAGCTGATGTAGATTTTAATGATATAAAGATCAATTTAAACAAAACAAGCTTTGAAATACACAACCAAATACGAGCCTTTATATTTAAAGAATACCAACTACCAACGCTAAAAGGCATAAAGATAAAATCTAGCATATTAAGCGAAGAATTTATTGGATTTAATTCTTTTACAGAGTTTAAAAACTGCTTCATACTATCAGGTATAGATGGCTACAAAATAACTGCTTATAAGGAGTTAGATTTTAATAAAAAATAA
- a CDS encoding glycosyltransferase family 2 protein produces MSHKISVIIPCYNSVKYLERSLGSVLKQSYDNWEAICIDDCSSDNTYEVLLKLAYKDKRIKVFRNEKNMGYPIISYPLALEQASGEFIFFLGYDDELSKTCFELLIKRYEELNDESIDIIVPDLLFYYPQNPSKNHELAGIDNDENTQSMILEGKEAFKYSLDWKIHGANLYKSSLVKKLGFSWGV; encoded by the coding sequence ATGTCTCATAAAATTTCAGTTATCATACCTTGCTATAATTCAGTAAAATACCTAGAAAGAAGTCTTGGATCTGTGCTTAAGCAAAGTTATGACAATTGGGAAGCAATTTGCATCGATGATTGCTCTAGCGATAATACCTATGAAGTACTTTTAAAACTTGCTTACAAAGATAAAAGAATAAAAGTATTTCGTAATGAAAAAAACATGGGATATCCTATCATTAGCTATCCTCTAGCTCTTGAACAAGCAAGTGGAGAATTTATCTTTTTTCTAGGATATGATGATGAATTAAGTAAAACATGCTTTGAACTACTCATCAAAAGATACGAGGAATTAAACGATGAAAGTATTGACATCATAGTACCAGATCTTTTATTTTACTACCCTCAAAATCCAAGCAAAAATCATGAATTAGCGGGTATAGATAATGATGAAAACACGCAAAGTATGATACTTGAAGGCAAAGAAGCTTTTAAATATAGTCTTGATTGGAAAATTCATGGCGCAAATCTTTACAAAAGTTCTCTTGTAAAAAAGCTAGGATTTAGCTGGGGGGTATGA
- a CDS encoding glycosyltransferase family 2 protein: protein MPKFSILCPSFNHEQYVGFFIESVLKQEFRDFELIIVDDCSKDNNVKKIQQYNDTRIKLICHSFNQGINASLNTAFKHSSGEIIIFCASDDMFEQNALNEYNKYFQDKKNNIIVPSLTLIDIQNQVLTKQSHQPIKMSREKLLNHLFLKGNCLTSPGLSMRRDIFERVLYPLPLCICNQQDTQMHIKLLLQYEYTILDEKLVKYRLDIQNPSISAQNNPLTKIRENLETQMIMDTFLQCKDLKLLKQIFSAENSQEYIEIFEDDISFFLGKMALLSPHLERRIWGYHKIMKAYDTNAQALHERYNFTFKSMLDLALFCKEDDTYIKKYKKYKKFFKISLIFFGILLILFIILEVLR from the coding sequence ATGCCTAAATTTTCGATACTCTGTCCAAGCTTCAATCACGAACAATATGTTGGCTTTTTTATAGAAAGTGTTTTAAAACAAGAATTTAGAGACTTTGAGTTAATCATCGTTGATGATTGCTCAAAAGATAACAATGTTAAGAAGATACAACAATATAACGATACAAGGATTAAACTCATTTGTCATTCTTTTAATCAAGGCATTAACGCGAGCTTAAATACCGCATTTAAGCACTCGAGCGGAGAAATTATCATATTTTGTGCAAGTGATGATATGTTTGAACAAAACGCTTTAAATGAATACAACAAATACTTCCAAGATAAAAAAAATAATATCATCGTTCCAAGCCTCACTCTCATAGATATCCAAAACCAAGTTTTAACTAAGCAAAGCCACCAACCCATCAAAATGAGTAGGGAAAAGCTTTTAAATCATCTTTTTTTAAAAGGAAACTGTCTTACCTCTCCTGGACTAAGCATGAGAAGGGATATTTTTGAACGAGTACTTTATCCTTTACCTCTATGTATATGCAACCAACAAGATACCCAAATGCACATTAAGCTTCTTTTGCAATACGAATACACCATACTTGATGAAAAACTTGTCAAATACCGCCTTGATATACAAAATCCAAGTATAAGTGCGCAGAATAATCCCCTAACCAAAATAAGAGAAAACTTAGAAACCCAAATGATCATGGATACCTTCCTACAATGCAAAGATTTAAAGCTTTTAAAGCAAATTTTTTCTGCTGAAAACTCTCAAGAATATATAGAAATTTTTGAAGATGATATCTCTTTTTTCTTAGGAAAAATGGCTCTTTTATCTCCTCATCTTGAAAGAAGAATTTGGGGCTATCATAAGATAATGAAAGCTTATGATACAAATGCTCAAGCCTTGCATGAAAGGTATAATTTTACCTTTAAGTCCATGCTAGATCTTGCTTTATTTTGCAAGGAAGATGATACCTACATAAAAAAATATAAAAAATACAAGAAATTTTTTAAAATTAGCCTGATTTTTTTTGGAATTTTGCTGATTTTATTTATTATTTTGGAGGTTTTAAGATGA
- a CDS encoding DegT/DnrJ/EryC1/StrS family aminotransferase: MIKFLDLFELNQTYRKEIDEAISRVLDSGWYLLGKEVQNFEKKFADFCGTKHCVACANGLDGLRLIIKAYDFKENDEIIVPANTYIASILAISDNALKPVLVEPDINTYNINPDLIEEKITPNTKAIMVVHLYGQAVDMGKIYTLAQKYKLKIIEDCAQAHGAIELYTQKRVGNLGDAGAFSFYPGKNLGCLGDGGCITTNDDNLAQKIRALANYGSHIKYQNLYKGLNSRLDEIQAGVLSVKLKYLDEDNQKRREIANFYRTHINNPKIILPQSQDDKSHVWHLFVIRSKQRDELQKYLEKNQIQTIIHYPIPPHKQECYPELHHLNLHISEQIHEEVLSLPISPAMQDTQVKKVVEILNAW; encoded by the coding sequence ATGATTAAATTTTTAGATTTATTTGAACTCAATCAAACATATAGAAAAGAGATTGATGAAGCTATTTCTCGTGTTCTTGATAGTGGATGGTATCTACTTGGAAAAGAAGTTCAAAACTTTGAAAAAAAATTTGCTGATTTTTGTGGAACAAAACACTGCGTAGCTTGTGCAAATGGACTTGACGGCTTAAGACTTATCATTAAAGCCTATGATTTTAAAGAAAATGATGAGATTATAGTTCCAGCAAATACCTATATAGCTTCTATATTAGCTATTAGTGATAATGCCTTAAAGCCTGTTTTAGTTGAACCTGATATCAACACTTATAACATCAACCCTGATCTAATAGAAGAAAAAATCACACCCAATACGAAAGCTATCATGGTTGTTCATCTTTACGGACAAGCTGTTGATATGGGTAAAATTTATACCTTAGCTCAAAAATACAAACTCAAAATCATAGAAGATTGCGCTCAAGCTCATGGGGCAATCGAACTTTATACCCAAAAAAGAGTTGGAAATTTAGGTGATGCAGGGGCTTTTTCTTTTTATCCGGGTAAAAATTTAGGTTGTTTAGGAGATGGGGGTTGTATCACTACCAACGATGATAATCTAGCTCAAAAAATACGAGCCTTGGCAAACTATGGCTCACACATTAAATACCAAAATCTTTATAAAGGCTTAAATTCGCGCTTAGATGAGATTCAAGCAGGAGTATTAAGTGTAAAACTAAAATATTTAGACGAGGATAATCAAAAAAGAAGAGAAATAGCAAATTTCTATAGAACTCATATCAATAACCCTAAAATAATCTTGCCTCAAAGCCAAGATGATAAATCTCATGTTTGGCATCTTTTTGTCATCAGAAGCAAACAAAGAGATGAGCTTCAAAAGTATTTAGAGAAAAATCAAATTCAAACCATTATCCATTACCCAATTCCCCCTCACAAACAAGAGTGCTATCCTGAACTTCATCATCTAAATTTACACATAAGTGAGCAAATTCATGAAGAAGTCTTATCCCTACCCATATCTCCTGCAATGCAAGATACACAGGTAAAAAAAGTTGTAGAAATACTCAACGCATGGTGA
- the yibB gene encoding protein YibB: MNDQITIITAFYDIKRESIVGAERDIAKYLEYFSFWAGLKNELIIYTDKEFKEDILNERKKHGLEHKTTIIIKEFESFEPQSLALIRNTFQNFDQTKARANPRNIECISAEYCFLMYMKVLCVCDSIQRGLGEENFMWLDFGFNHTDDFFTDKTQFNFTLINNEKMSKDKMNFFKLKDEEKDNLASIYFSMKTFIMGGLLFGNKTAWREFHKHFREALKCFASMGLMDDDQIFLLWCVRNYPQNYTLHRSYAWFDSLYEFMPKEKIKSLSIRSFETTIIFYKLAKKEIKKNLKDEKYLCLLKNMIKYFFYKFIYRKKLHIKFDYKDRGNYVEE, translated from the coding sequence ATGAATGATCAAATTACTATCATCACAGCTTTTTATGATATAAAACGAGAATCTATCGTGGGAGCTGAAAGAGATATTGCAAAATACTTAGAGTATTTTTCTTTTTGGGCTGGGCTTAAAAATGAGCTTATCATCTATACAGATAAAGAATTTAAAGAAGATATCCTCAATGAAAGAAAAAAGCACGGCTTAGAGCATAAAACAACGATCATCATAAAGGAATTTGAAAGCTTTGAGCCACAAAGCCTAGCTTTGATAAGAAATACTTTCCAAAATTTTGATCAAACTAAAGCAAGGGCAAATCCTAGGAATATCGAGTGCATTAGTGCTGAGTATTGCTTTTTGATGTATATGAAAGTTCTTTGCGTTTGTGACTCTATACAAAGAGGTTTAGGCGAGGAAAATTTTATGTGGCTTGATTTTGGCTTTAACCATACAGATGATTTTTTTACCGATAAAACGCAGTTTAATTTTACTCTCATTAACAATGAAAAAATGTCAAAAGATAAGATGAATTTTTTCAAACTCAAAGATGAAGAAAAAGACAATCTTGCAAGTATTTATTTTTCTATGAAAACCTTTATCATGGGTGGCTTGCTTTTTGGCAACAAAACAGCTTGGCGTGAATTTCACAAGCATTTTAGGGAAGCTTTAAAATGCTTTGCAAGTATGGGACTTATGGACGATGATCAAATTTTTCTACTTTGGTGCGTGAGAAACTATCCGCAAAATTATACTTTACACCGCTCTTATGCTTGGTTTGATTCTTTATATGAATTTATGCCCAAGGAAAAGATAAAAAGTCTAAGTATAAGAAGTTTTGAAACCACCATTATCTTTTATAAACTCGCCAAAAAAGAAATCAAAAAAAACCTTAAAGATGAAAAATACCTTTGCTTATTGAAAAATATGATAAAATACTTTTTCTATAAATTTATTTATAGAAAAAAACTTCATATTAAGTTTGATTACAAAGATAGGGGAAATTATGTTGAGGAGTGA
- a CDS encoding capsular polysaccharide synthesis protein — translation MRNKIEHPKAANFLKQNYVLPFLEGAIPNFPFKAKKHFEDEKIIWQLWYQGEQNAPALIQKCLSSVKKHMGKEYKIIVLDEQSIKDYIDFPDFVYEKLRQKSFGEKSVTFFSDLLRMSLLSVYGGIWLDASIFLSDKIPQKLCQKDFFVYQRSKLKPQDHKEWTAFDYRYFIWEKDFRARFFSAFIIAKKDYPLITALKDILMNFWQKENELPHYFTLHFIFDLLLENENYQALNCELTNDTDIHLVQFHAKKGDLREKWQDIKSKSFLHKLHTTIQGVDPIFGD, via the coding sequence ATGAGAAATAAGATAGAACACCCCAAAGCAGCAAATTTCCTCAAGCAAAACTATGTCCTACCTTTTTTAGAGGGTGCAATTCCAAATTTTCCTTTCAAAGCCAAAAAGCATTTTGAAGATGAAAAAATCATTTGGCAACTTTGGTATCAAGGCGAACAAAACGCCCCAGCTCTCATTCAAAAATGCCTAAGCTCAGTTAAAAAGCATATGGGAAAAGAGTATAAGATCATCGTTTTAGATGAGCAAAGCATTAAAGATTATATTGATTTTCCTGATTTTGTTTATGAAAAGCTAAGGCAAAAAAGTTTTGGCGAAAAAAGCGTTACTTTCTTTTCTGACTTGCTTCGCATGAGCTTGCTAAGCGTTTATGGGGGAATTTGGCTTGATGCAAGCATTTTTTTAAGTGATAAAATCCCACAAAAACTTTGTCAAAAAGACTTTTTTGTTTATCAGCGATCAAAGCTAAAGCCACAAGATCACAAAGAATGGACTGCTTTTGATTATAGGTATTTCATTTGGGAAAAGGACTTTCGTGCAAGGTTTTTTTCAGCTTTTATCATCGCGAAGAAAGATTATCCGCTAATAACTGCCTTAAAAGACATTTTGATGAACTTTTGGCAAAAAGAAAACGAGCTTCCTCATTATTTTACCCTACATTTTATCTTTGATTTACTGCTTGAAAATGAAAATTATCAGGCTTTAAACTGCGAGCTTACCAACGATACAGATATTCACCTCGTGCAATTTCACGCTAAAAAAGGGGATTTACGCGAAAAATGGCAAGACATAAAAAGCAAAAGCTTTTTACATAAACTTCACACCACTATACAAGGCGTTGATCCTATCTTTGGGGATTAA